A single genomic interval of Xiphophorus couchianus chromosome 2, X_couchianus-1.0, whole genome shotgun sequence harbors:
- the LOC114161728 gene encoding myeloid-associated differentiation marker-like protein 2 translates to MCGPFSSFQGIIRLVEMIFSALAVVLFRGTMVVPWGIWCAFVWVLCIVVPLVLLVMESKGWHILLVAFLPNWADLTLGLTALCCISVVSATVAFAAVFVCLTCIADILCFIFSLVATVCFLVDVVKQRSAFGSGYMSSLRGTLRILEAFVACMIFTAAADHFVRGKWFYKPSGMVLCAVIFGVCLLDTVAIIVLHLLKLLQCLLVFRLNLVEFVFNIVAVVLYVLAVILWTVFGYSCYRHNPYTCIKCSYADMNAVTVGSALNLVLYIVDLILSIKSL, encoded by the coding sequence ATGTGTGGCCCGTTCTCCAGCTTCCAGGGGATTATCCGCCTGGTGGAGATGATATTCAGCGCTCTGGCCGTCGTCCTGTTCAGAGGCACGATGGTCGTCCCCTGGGGCATTTGGTGCGCGTTCGTCTGGGTGTTGTGCATCGTCGTCCCCTTGGTGCTGCTCGTGATGGAGAGCAAAGGCTGGCACATCCTGCTGGTGGCGTTCCTCCCCAACTGGGCCGACCTGACCCTGGGCCTGACAGCCTTGTGCTGCATCTCCGTGGTCTCCGCCACTGTGGCCTTCGCTGCCGTTTTCGTCTGCCTCACCTGCATTGCAGACATCCTGTGCTTCATCTTCTCGCTGGTCGCCACGGTGTGCTTTCTGGTCGACGTCGTCAAGCAGAGGTCGGCGTTCGGCAGCGGCTACATGTCCAGCCTGAGAGGAACTCTCCGCATATTGGAGGCATTTGTCGCCTGCATGATCTTCACCGCCGCCGCCGACCATTTTGTGAGAGGGAAATGGTTCTACAAACCTTCTGGGATGGTACTGTGCGCCGTTATCTTCGGAGTTTGCCTCCTGGACACCGTGGCCATCATCGTCCTCCACCTGCTGAAGCTTTTGCAGTGTCTGCTGGTGTTCAGGCTGAACCTGGTGGAGTTTGTGTTTAACATAGTGGCGGTGGTGCTGTACGTGCTTGCTGTCATCCTGTGGACCGTGTTTGGCTACAGTTGCTACAGGCACAACCCTTACACCTGCATCAAATGTTCCTACGCAGACATGAATGCCGTCACGGTGGGAAGCGCTTTGAACCTCGTTCTTTACATCGTAGACCTGATTCTATCCATTAAGTCACTGTAG